Proteins co-encoded in one Lasioglossum baleicum chromosome 14, iyLasBale1, whole genome shotgun sequence genomic window:
- the Ndl gene encoding serine protease nudel, with protein MATEYKIMPSKLENLPRIDGQCCVNLTALRNVPTTSTAYPKCCQNASGRTKGAFFKSWKFVYLSEILLTVFILSFAAALIYATIALGYFQQPQQIDEVVQPVTSVIKNSVENEPLDVDWRSLYQLIYNEDLEALAPEIDKLLNVKQNRFKRDAEIPCIKDQEHCKTVIESMKKIVDIVNSSMPYLHTLLTEGSESKSQLIELVNCLECKNDSTTSIVESGPESVPEDYSGVNHHSGQAQMEHNVDVVTNLLSDKNPTPVPFSILDVGDGETAMKSLLGPESANLEVVKPVQETETKQDATTIRTNGIDNVEQTVDVTDASDFGNVMEIENELVHPSVHPSDQGHAELNNRQEAGHEPKGPRGLNKARIVSDMFPAKGNQDFPSGIFPTAETMKSTQQLQLTPSISWMPYPVCMYGPPPNGGLAKSFSRDQMLYPVTSPGNSYPITMPQQRMGPQNSGQSPNFVQVHANSVQFMQPGNQKMGPTGPAMTNFPMFPGQVVPSGPARGADKTPYYCTYILTPTYQFPAIPGVSEYQRSSDANGKMDKLSGDGAKHEVDGQSTLMPDYSTMCPSDTLRCNDGRRCILRSEWCDGRVDCNDASDEISCSCRSRISKERFCDGYFDCPHGEDELGCFGCPKTSFSCNDWRTQYSPANCVPLHQRCDGTKQCPNGKDEVDCNILTPSFTEGKNMFTIGYTEGYLHKNYMGQWYPVCAPEHSWTMDACSSEIGSELNEMPKTQIQSIQENAYQGPYVAAVNGEIKLIPSCMNKAVYVRCPQFRCGTRVSSAQGILPHILVNEDQSISQPFNNIIGYSFLRRSKAPVEVDENDDANKMLTSQLRVVGGRASHPNAWPFLVAIYKDGHFYCGGVILNKLWILTAAHCLDGYAGHYFEIQAGLLRQFSFAPMAQSRKVTHVIVHPLYNDQTMRNDVGMIKLDDPLRFNRWVRPICLPDADLLGAMWRREPKVNTTCTAIGWGAIKENGLDPDHLREVEVPIMKSCKYDYDQNENVICAGYPQGGRDACQGDSGGPLMCKNPYMESQWYVAGIVSHGEGCGRPNEPGVYTRVSHYRDWIREISSDQGLPPSARSILGKCPGFSCNGGLGRCLPIETRCNGLVDCLDGDDEQLCRETVEYPSHGHGHHVETVPTTSEISTISETTSERTTTSETITVSSTIDSRITDATIQTSAEDQTTAPESSTSTTEYFNHANTESSTISAVPPITFTCSKLLQTIPIGKRCDRVVDCEDSTDEVNCTCKDFLANVKPSAICDGYVDCDDKSDEKNCEICPQDGFYCRVTKNCISGAKKCDGNFDCRFMEDEQDCFTLSNGRSVYLDADERPSLLMQGILTRNVNGKWRPVCHVPRMLRNQSTVMLIARNISQYFGFAYLESAEAVSVRDSQLETISWNKKNYASPESLSAASLSDDGKTCPGIKMRCRPVLNASESIYLIPDAGTGSRGYLWPWIAAIFVDGSYRCSAILLDDSWLLSASKCIENVRLDVNYTTAVLGYGPLFRHVDGPHQQVTIIDELQHVNDSVSVLLHLKRPINFNRYVQPLFVEKTIYLPGSNDACVAIGTNKDHETKSISLRPVLKNCQNCQRCFVNSSIARCSENGTSEWSGVIFCQGKKGWYPAAVFEDDKGLCDFRYTQTFTSIDHINPYLTEALDKTRLSTEASCDGFRCNFGQCISESRVCDGIPDCRDQADEDPEYCGQIRENCDNNIDGCHCLKSELRCRNGKCVDKSAFCDGIVHCEDESDEPDICTCAEYLRLTEPERLCDGVRHCLDKTDELPEICPCTDSSFQCMTSSGSDTCIPQDFVCDGDSDCINGEDESTCRKLKTSPSNSSSIDSGEIIHRSYGVWHTACFEDLVASQEEANDICKSLGYSYGEIKNDTIATDKPMIPHRDSFYMVKLNHITWMTLREDRPLVSLVEADENCHRAFVTCVFDQTLKN; from the exons ATGGCCACCGAATACAAGATCATGCCTTCCAAGTTGGAAAATCTGCCGAGGATTGACGGCCAGTGTTGCGTTAATTTGACTGCGTTGCGAAATG TTCCAACAACTTCGACTGCGTATCCGAAATGCTGTCAGAACGCGAGTGGTCGTACGAAAGGGGCATTCTTCAAATCCTGGAAATTTGTGTATTTGAGTGAAATACTGCTCACCGTGTTCATTCTGAGCTTCGCAGCTGCCCTAATTTACGCAACGATTGCACTAG GTTACTTCCAGCAACCGCAGCAGATCGACGAGGTAGTTCAGCCAGTGACATCGGTGATCAAGAATTCTGTGGAAAACGAGCCACTAGACGTAGATTGGCGAAGCCTGTACCAGCTGATCTACAACGAGGACCTGGAAGCTCTTGCTCCAGAAATAGACAAGCTGCTCAACGTTAAACAAAATCGTTTTAAACGAGACGCGGAAATTCCTTGCATAAAGGACCAGGAGCACTGCAAGACAGTGATAGAATCCATGAAGAAGATCGTGGACATAGTGAACAGCAGTATGCCATATCTCCACACATTGTTAACGGAAGGGAGCGAATCAAAATCTCAGTTGATCGAGCTGGTCAACTGTTTGGAGTGCAAGAACGACTCGACTACGTCCATTGTCGAATCCGGCCCTGAGAGTGTCCCTGAGGACTACAGTGGCGTCAATCATCACTCGGGCCAAGCCCAGATGGAGCACAACGTGGACGTTGTGACAAACTTGTTGAGTGACAAGAACCCTACTCCTGTTCCGTTTTCGATTCTTGATGTAGGTGATGGTGAAACAGCAATGAAATCGCTGCTGGGTCCAGAAAGTGCTAATCTTGAAGTAGTGAAACCGGTACAGGAAACGGAGACGAAACAAGACGCGACGACCATTCGGACGAACGGAATCGATAATGTGGAGCAGACCGTGGACGTGACCGACGCCTCAGACTTCGGAAACGTGATGGAAATCGAGAATGAGCTGGTGCATCCTTCGGTGCATCCTTCGGACCAAGGTCACGCGGAACTGAACAACAGGCAGGAAGCTGGACACG AACCAAAAGGTCCTCGAGGATTGAACAAGGCCAGGATCGTCTCCGACATGTTCCCAGCGAAAGGTAACCAGGACTTTCCCTCAGGTATCTTCCCCACAGCAGAGACAATGAAATCCACGCAACAATTACAATTAACACCATCAATATCGTGGATGCCCTACCCGGTGTGCATGTACGGGCCACCACCCAATGGTGGACTTGCAAAATCATTCTCACGTGATCAAATGCTGTACCCAGTAACATCGCCAGGGAATTCTTACCCGATCACTATGCCACAGCAACGAATGGGACCCCAGAATTCTGGCCAGTCGCCGAATTTCGTACAGGTACATGCGAACTCAGTGCAGTTCATGCAACCAGGGAATCAGAAAATGGGACCCACTGGACCTGCTATGACGAATTTCCCGATGTTCCCTGGTCAGGTGGTACCTAGTGGTCCAGCTAGAGGGGCTGACAAAACTCCGTATTATTGCACTTACATCCTTACACCCACTTACCAGTTCCCCGCGATTCCTGGGGTCTCCGAGTACCAGAGGTCCTCCGATGCTAATGGGAAGATGGATAAACTGAGTGGTGACGGGGCGAAGCATGAGGTCGATGGACAGAGCACGCTGATGCCTG ATTACTCTACAATGTGTCCATCTGATACCCTCCGGTGCAACGACGGTAGAAGATGCATCTTGAGGTCGGAATGGTGCGACGGACGAGTGGATTGCAATGATGCCAGTGATGAGATTTCATGTTCCTGCAGATCTCGGATTTCTAAGGAGAGGTTCTGCGACGGGTACTTCGATTGTCCCCATGGAGAGGATGAATTGGGATGCTTTG GTTGCCCGAAAACATCATTCAGCTGCAACGATTGGAGGACGCAGTACAGCCCTGCCAATTGCGTTCCTCTTCATCAACGTTGCGATGGTACTAAACAATGCCCTAATGGCAAGGATGAAGTTGACTGTAACATCCTCACACCCTCGTTCACAGAAGGGAAAAAT ATGTTCACAATTGGCTACACCGAAGGATATCTTCACAAGAATTACATGGGACAATGGTACCCTGTCTGCGCACCCGAACATTCTTGGACGATGGATGCTTGCAGCTCCGAAATTGGATCGGAATTGAA CGAAATGCCGAAAACACAGATACAATCCATACAGGAAAACGCGTATCAAGGACCATACGTTGCCGCAGTGAATGGCGAAATAAAACTGATTCCATCGTGTATGAACAAGGCAGTTTACGTTCGTTGTCCACAGTTCCGCTGTGGTACTAGAGTCTCGTCGGCGCAGGGTATATTACCACACATCCTGGTCAACGAGGACCAAAGCATTTCGCAACCGTTTAACAATATCATAGGCTATAGTTTTCTTAGACGTTCCAAGGCTCCAGTCGAAGTAGATGAGAACGATGATGCAAACAAGATGTTGACTTCGCAATTGCGCGTTGTTGGTGGACGAGCGAGCCACCCTAACGCGTGGCCATTTTTGGTGGCCATTTACAAGGACGGCCATTTTTACTGCGGTGGTGTGATTTTGAATAAACTGTGGATCCTCACTGCTGCTCATTGCCTTGATGG ATATGCCGGGCACTATTTCGAGATCCAAGCAGGCCTGCTCCGCCAATTCTCGTTCGCTCCAATGGCACAGTCGAGGAAAGTTACGCACGTCATCGTGCACCCGCTGTATAATGATCAAACAATGAGAAACGACGTCGGCATGATCAAGCTGGACGACCCTCTGAGGTTCAATCGATGGGTGAGACCTATCTGTTTACCCGATGCCGATCTGTTGGGTGCCATGTGGAGACGGGAACCGAAAGTCAATACAACTTGCACCGCAATCGGTTGGGGAGCAATCAAGGAAAATGGGCTGGACC CTGACCATTTGAGAGAAGTCGAGGTGCCCATTATGAAGAGTTGCAAATACGATTATGACCAGAATGAGAATGTGATTTGCGCTGGGTATCCTCAAGGAGGACGCGACGCCTGCCAAGGAGACAGTGGAGGTCCTTTAATGTGCAA AAATCCGTACATGGAATCGCAGTGGTACGTGGCAGGCATAGTCAGTCATGGTGAAGGCTGCGGTCGACCAAATGAGCCAGGCGTTTACACTAGAGTTAGCCACTACCGCGACTGGATCCGAGAAATTTCTA gTGATCAAGGTTTACCACCATCCGCGCGGTCGATTCTAGGCAAATGTCCAGGATTCAGTTGTAATGGAGGTCTAGGTAGATGTTTGCCTATAGAGACACGTTGCAATGGTCTGGTGGATTGCTTAGACGGCGATGATGAGCAATTATGTCGCGAGACAGTGGAATATCCTTCGCATGGACATGGACATCATGTGGAAACTGTCCCCACCACTTCTGAAATCAGTACTATTTCTGAGACGACTTCTGAAAGGACCACCACTTCTGAAACAATCACTGTTTCCTCAACAATTG ATTCTCGAATCACCGACGCAACCATTCAAACATCCGCCGAGGACCAAACCACCGCTCCTGAATCTTCAACATCAACGACAGAATATTTCAATCATGCCAATACCGAATCAAGCACAATTTCTGCAGTACCCCCAATAACTTTTACTTGCTCGAA GCTGCTTCAAACGATTCCGATCGGCAAAAGATGCGACAGAGTAGTGGACTGCGAGGACAGTACTGACGAAGTAAATTGCACTTGCAAAGATTTTCTGGCGAACGTGAAACCGTCCGCCATTTGCGATGGCTACGTTGACTGTGACGACAAAAGTGACGAGAAGAATTGCG AGATCTGTCCCCAAGATGGATTCTACTGCAGAGTGACCAAAAACTGCATAAGCGGTGCTAAAAAATGCGACGGAAACTTCGATTGTCGATTTATGGAGGACGAGCAAGACTGCT TCACGCTGTCTAATGGACGTAGCGTGTACTTGGACGCGGACGAGCGGCCATCTTTACTGATGCAGGGGATTTTGACCCGGAATGTTAATGGGAAATGGAGACCTGTGTGCCATGTCCCTAGAATGCTTCGGAATCAATCCACTGTTATGCTTATCGCTCGAAACATAAGCCAGTACTTCGGGTTCGC TTATCTGGAGTCAGCGGAGGCAGTGAGCGTGAGGGATTCCCAGCTGGAAACAATAAGCTGGAACAAGAAGAACTATGCTTCTCCAGAGAGTCTATCAGCGGCCTCTCTGAGCGACGACGGCAAAACCTGTCCGGGGATTAAAATGCGCTGCAGACCGGTTCTGAACGCCAGCGAGAGCATATACCTGATCCCCGATGCGGGAACCGGAAGTCGTGGCTACCTATGGCCGTGGATCGCCGCCATCTTTGTCGACGGAAGCTACCGTTGCTCTGCCATCTTATTGGACGACAGCTGGCTGCTGTCTGCCTCGAAATGCATCGAAAATGTCAG ATTGGACGTTAATTATACGACTGCAGTGCTCGGTTATGGTCCACTCTTCCGTCATGTGGACGGTCCACATCAACAGGTGACGATTATCGACGAGCTGCAACATGTGAATGATTCAGTATCAGTGTTACTGCACTTGAAACGTCCTATCAATTTCAATCGTTACGTTCAGCCACTGTTCGTTGAGAAAAC GATATACCTGCCTGGATCGAACGATGCTTGCGTGGCAATTGGAACAAACAAGGATCACGAGACAAAATCAATTTCTTTGCGACCAGTGCTGAAGAATTGCCAAAATTGTCAGCGATGCTTCGTTAATTCATCCATCGCTCGATGCtcg GAAAATGGAACTTCCGAATGGAGTGGAGTGATCTTCTGCCAAGGGAAAAAGGGGTGGTATCCAGCAGCAGTTTTTGAAGACGATAAGGGCCTCTGCGACTTTCGGTACACGCAGACATTCACGAGCATCGATCATATAAATCCCTATCTGACGGAAGCTTTGG ATAAGACTAGGTTGTCGACCGAAGCCTCCTGCGATGGTTTCCGGTGCAATTTCGGCCAATGCATTTCCGAGAGCCGAGTTTGCGATGGAATTCCGGACTGTAGAGATCAAGCTGACGAAGATCCGGAATATTGTGGACAAATTCGTGAAAATTGCGACAACAACATAGATGGTTGCC ATTGCTTGAAGTCCGAGCTGCGCTGCAGAAACGGCAAGTGCGTCGACAAAAGTGCATTCTGCGATGGAATCGTACACTGCGAGGACGAATCAGACGAACCTGACATTTGCACATGTGCAGAGTACCTGAGATTAACCGAGCCTGAAAGACTATGCGACGGTGTTCGCCATTGTCTGGATAAAACCGACGAATTACCAGAAATATGCCCTTGCACAGATAGTAGCTTCCAGTGCATGAc ATCAAGTGGCAGCGATACTTGCATCCCCCAGGACTTTGTCTGCGATGGTGATTCGGATTGCATCAATGGCGAGGACGAATCAACGTGCAGGAAGTTAAAAACGTCTCCAAGCAACAG TTCCAGCATCGATTCCGGCGAAATAATTCATCGAAGCTACGGTGTCTGGCACACAGCGTGTTTCGAAGATCTAGTCGCATCGCAAGAGGAGGCAAACGATATATGCAAAAGCTTAGGATACTCGTACGGAGAAATTAAAAACGACACTATCGCAACCGACAAGCCCATGATCCCTCACCGAGACAGCTTTTACATGGTAAAACTGAACCACATCACGTGGATGACTTTGAGAGAGGACAGACCATTGGTCAGTTTAGTCGAAGCTGACGAAAATTGCCATCGTGCCTTCGTTACCTGTGTCTTCGATCAGAcactgaaaaattaa